A genomic stretch from Leptotrichia sp. HSP-536 includes:
- the nusB gene encoding transcription antitermination factor NusB: MTRREIREEIFKLLFEHELIDNNIEKRINDVINEENLKKNDEIDFLRSYVTEIIENENILIEKIKNILDGWTYERLGTIEKVLLKISFYEITIKNIGYEIAINEVLEIAKKYSYNDTKEFLNGILAKLVKNIKEEKHK; the protein is encoded by the coding sequence ATGACACGAAGAGAAATTAGAGAAGAAATATTTAAACTTCTTTTTGAACACGAACTAATTGATAATAACATCGAAAAAAGAATAAATGATGTAATTAATGAAGAAAATTTAAAGAAAAATGATGAGATTGATTTTTTACGAAGCTATGTTACTGAAATAATTGAAAATGAAAATATTCTAATTGAAAAAATAAAAAATATATTAGATGGTTGGACTTATGAACGTTTGGGGACAATAGAAAAAGTTTTGTTAAAAATATCTTTTTATGAAATTACTATAAAGAATATAGGATATGAGATAGCAATTAATGAAGTTCTGGAAATCGCTAAAAAATATTCTTACAACGATACAAAAGAATTTCTTAATGGAATCCTTGCAAAATTAGTAAAAAATATCAAAGAAGAAAAACATAAATAA